Within Anopheles ziemanni chromosome 2, idAnoZiCoDA_A2_x.2, whole genome shotgun sequence, the genomic segment ACAACAAAAATGTCAACAGCGTTATAGCAAGTGATGAAGTATTGTTTATGGCATAAATGTCCGATTTGAACTGTTCATTTTCGCATTGCAGGCCACTGCGGTAAGCTTTATTCGAAGGAGAAATGATGTGATGTCGAAACCATTTTCTGTCTAAAatcaagaaaacgaaaatctgCAACAGTacgttcgaagaaaaacaatggaaCACTACCAGTCGTTACTAAATCTTGAAAAAGTAGAAGTCGTGGCAAACCTTGAAGCATTTGAGTGCCCAGTTTGCATGGAAAGTTATGACGCAGGCGAAGGAATTGTATTACGAGAATGTCTTCATACATTTTGCAAACCATGTATTACTAGTGTCATCAAATTTAGCCAAGACGTCCAGATTAGTTGTCCTTACCAAAATTCGGAATACAGCTGTGAAAGCACGATACAGGTAAGCATACCTTCTACCATGAGCTGACACCAAATTAAACTGttgatgttattttttaaGCACCGGGAGATTAAAGGACTTGTTAGCCATGAAGATTTCGAAAAGCATCTCGCCAAATCTTTGCGGCAGGCGGAATTCGTCGTAGAAAACACATTCCATTGTCAAACACCAAACTGCGTTGGATGGTGGACTTATGAGAGCAATGTGAATTTTTACAAATGCTCGATTTGTGGGATTGTCAATTGTACAGACTGTAAGGTAAGCGGTAAGAGAAATTGGGAAGCTTTTTTATCGACAGGTGAAGTAGGTTAAAGTTCTTCATTTATTCCTTTTCCAGGCCGTTCACGAAGGGATGGAGTGTTTGGATTACCAAACCACGAAACAAATTGGAAACCTACATGACGGTTCTGCAGATACAGTTTTGCAAATGATACGGGAAGGTCTGGCGATTCCATGTCCAACTTGTAATGTAAGTCTTTAATGGATATTGCTTCGTAAAATCAATC encodes:
- the LOC131283134 gene encoding ranBP-type and C3HC4-type zinc finger-containing protein 1-like translates to MEHYQSLLNLEKVEVVANLEAFECPVCMESYDAGEGIVLRECLHTFCKPCITSVIKFSQDVQISCPYQNSEYSCESTIQHREIKGLVSHEDFEKHLAKSLRQAEFVVENTFHCQTPNCVGWWTYESNVNFYKCSICGIVNCTDCKAVHEGMECLDYQTTKQIGNLHDGSADTVLQMIREGLAIPCPTCNVAVTKTGGCDSVICSMCKLEICWATRGPRWGPNGTGDTSAGCRCGINGKKCHPSCSDCH